A segment of the Triticum urartu cultivar G1812 chromosome 1, Tu2.1, whole genome shotgun sequence genome:
ATGAAATTAGCAGTCTGATTCTACAAATGCCTCCACCATAGCAATTCGCTACCCACAAATCGCAATGCAATGCAATTGCAATGCTATGCTAAAAGGATAAAAAAAATTGGAAGGAACAAACtcaaatatatatacctcgccttTCACAGCAACAATCTCCACCTCATCCGACGACGATGCACTCCTCACCTTGGCGCCGGCAACGGCAGCCGACCTATCAGGGTCGCCGTCCAGGACCACGcaatcgtcgtcgtcgtcgccattcttcttcttttgcggtacTGGCACCGGCGAGTCCCCGAGCTTCGCGACCCACCCGAGGGGTCCGCGCGAGACGGCCCACTCCCCGGAGCCCTCCTCGCCCTTGCCGGCGCGAACGCCGCCGGGCTTCCTCCGCGGTACCAGCACCAGCGAGCAGCCGATCCACGCGATCCACCCGAGGGTGCCGTGCGAGATAACCCACGCCCCGGAGCTgatcacctcctcctcctcctcgtcgtcgtctgaGCTgatcacctcctcctcctcatcctcctcgTCGTCGGAGCTGATCACCACCACGTCGAGCGGCGCCGGCGCCATCTTCCGCGAGGGTGAACACCCCGACGACAACCCCCGGCCGCCGAGGAGCGTAGTAATGCTGCCTGCGGCGGCAGGCCGGCAGTAGATCGGGCCGTCCGCTGTCCGCCGCCGTGCCGCCTGTGGGTTTTGGGAGGGAAGGGGTGGGGGGCTCAAGGAAGGTAGCGCGGTATCCGTTGGGTGATCGCGCAAATGGTGGGGCTGGCAGTTTGTTCGGAAGGCGATTGCTTCGGCTTTCTGAAATTTCGAATTTTGTACAGTACCTCGGCGTCCATCCGTCACTACCATTTTTTAGATGGACTACCAAATGGTTTTGTTCCTTGTGGAGCTCCTTCATGTTAGCCTCCCCTGTTGCTGTTTGCTctgttttccttttctttccttgACCTTTTTTTAGGGCCCAAAATTTCCATTACCATGGAAATATGTAAATAACTCTGTAAAGAAAACCTTTTCTTTAATACATAACAGTGGGAGTCTCTCCCGCTGTTTTCATTGCTCAAAAAACAATATTTATTGGCTGTGAGGTGTTGGTTACGCCACAGTGTATTACCTTAACTAAGGCCTTATACAATGGTCAGTGCTTAAGCGCTGGTGCTTGAGGGAAAAAAAAAGCAGCAGCGGACGTAGTCTTGCAATGCAGAAGTGCTAAGGGGAGGTGCTTCAGTTGGTTAGATGGAGGCGTTGGACTTTTTTTTTTCTCCTCTTTGATCTGTTGATGGAGGCTTTGAAGGGAGCAGTTATTTCTAAGCGTCGGCTGGCATCGGAAGCAAACATTTGCTTTTGCCTGCCTTACTAAGCACCGGTGCAATCCAATATAAGGAGAAAAAAAATGGGATTTTTCTCTCTAGCACCTGGCTAAGCACCTCCCCGCTGTACAGGGCCTAACAAGCTTCGGCCATGTCGAAGAGGCTTGACCAGGAAGCTCCCGAAAACCAACAAGACCAAGAGGGTCAGAATATCCGCCTTCTGTTCGCCAGTTTGATGAACTCCACTGCCATCTTCCCCATCTCAACGCAATCACGAACGCAATGATAGTGGAGATCAACAAGAGCATGCTTGGCAGCCTTCTACTCCTCTAAATTCTCAACTCCACTCCTTGCTACTCAACTCCCAACTCTACCTGCACATTTTATAATTTGGCAAAACGTTCGGCCCCCAACTCCAGCTCCTCGACGCGTGCAGCCGTGCACATGGAGAAAAGGAATCAGGATCGAACGAATGAGGACAAGAGATTAGTGGGGTTCTGTTCCTGTTTTATCCCCCGAACCGGTAAGTAATGGCATTGGTTGGTAAAATACACTCAACTCCTGGGCCAATTTGCTACGAGGCATGAGACGGAGCACCGGGAGCACCACTTTCGCGACTCCGACAATTTGTACTACGAGCCGCTCCGCTCTGGATTATTTAATCTGCAGAGTTGACGCGTTCGTTGCCGCTCCGCTAGCTCCAAAAGCGGAGTTGAGGAGCGGAGGACTCCCGAACATGCTCTAAGTAACTATAAATGCAATTTCAAATGTGTGAAAGAAATGAATCCTGTAAAACGAGCAAAAGGTCACCGGCTAAACAGCAGAAACAAGGTTGCAAATTATGACTGGGTATTTCAGTTTGAAATAGTGATCTTAATGACTTGCTGACAAAGTTATATGACTTGCATGCAAAGAAACAAAAATTTACACTACATACTTCTAGACCAAAAACTATTCTAAACAAAGTTGAATGACTTTCATAAAAGCAAGTGGTTCATACAAAGATATATTAGCTGCAGCCTGTAGTGCTACCAGTTTACATAGGACGTGAATCAGGAGAGAAACAACCAGTACCAACTGAACTTAACACATACTGTACGTACTAGTAATATTCAAACGTCTTGTACATCTGTGAGTTTGGATTTGAATCTTGACCTTTGGGACCGCTTCATGAATCCTGATTTGCTTCAAACATGGGTAAGAAAAGCATTGCATTGCTGAATGAAGTAAATCAGTTTGCAGTTCATCACAATGGTGAGATAACATTACTACATTAGACAGACAAACAAGGGCACCAGAAAGGCTATATATCTAGAACATAATTGATCTAGAACATCTATAGCAACCGTCCACAGGGCCTATCAAAAGGGTCCGCCACCGAAAAATCATGGGTATGCCTATGGTGTTTGAAATCTTGTCGTACATCCCTCTTTAGTTCAATTTGTGCATCTTGAGAAGCTCTATTCTCCGCCTGTAGCTCTTCATGTAGATACTGCATCCGTTTGTCATTGCCGTGGCCGAGGACTCCGATTTCCATTTCCTCCAGCACTTTGGCATTCAAAATAAAGAACTTGGCAAAATTAATTATTGCCCTCTTGATACCATCATAATTCTTCAACACCACCTTTTTTAGATTGAGTTCAAGGCATTCAATTGGATCAAGTGGGTCATGCTCCCGCACATTGTTAATATCCTTTTCTAGATGCAACTGCGGATAGAAAGAAGAATCCCTTTCTGGATGTGACTGCAGATAGACAAAAGAAACCCCGATATAAAGGCAGTTGTTAAAAAATTAGGAACAAAAATAGTACTAGCACTATAACATAAGCTACTGCTGAGTTTGACATTAGATATGAATACTCACAACAATGACATACAACTTCTCCAAGCAAGGGAAGCACTTGAGGAAGTTAACAACCGAGTCCAGATTAGGACCAATAGTGTCAAGAAGTAAAATCTTAACTGTGTGCATTTTGGTTATCAAGCTGACGGCAACCATTTTCTGAAGAAAAGGACAACAAGTGTGATATGAGAATAATAATACCATGCATACAGAAAGCGGCGAATGGCCCGACCGTTTGTGCTTGCAGCTAACCTGAAAAACGGTGGTTCCAATGCGGAGTGTGGATATGCCTCCAGATAACAAACCAAGTATCTTCAGTTTAGGTGCCTGGATTATGCGGATGGTCGCTGGACCACCGTCTGGATCAAGTGGTACCAACCTCTCAAGGGAAGGGGCGTCCTCAATGACCAGCTCCTGAAAAGTGATGACACTTCTCCAACGGCCGTAGAAGCTCATGCTCCTGATAGTCGGCGAGTTGATGCAAAGGCGACCACATTCCATGTTGTGGAGTGAAACGCTTTGCAAAACAGAGCACCTGGAGATGAAGGTTTTGAAAGAGTCCTCCGAGATACCGACATCGTACATGATAAGCTCTTTGAGGTGCGGAAAACTCGGTGGCACACCCAGGTCCGGAAATCGACACTGGCTGAGGCTGAGCAGGCAAAGCGTGGGCGCGAAGCGGATCAGCGCGTGCGATGGCAGCAGCACGTAGCGGCTCGATTTGTTGACGACCTCGAGGTCCTGAAGGCCGGAGAGTGGCCTGGAGCGGAACCAGCCGTCGACAACGCCCGGGATGTTGGGCCAGTATACGAGGTGGAGCGCAAAGCGTCGGGTCGGGCCTGGGTGGTCGGCGAGGATCTTGGAGACGAAGGCGATGCGCTTGTGCATGCACTCATGGGTGGCACAACAGAGGGTGCACTCCTCCCCACGGAGGGCGAAGTCAGCGCCGAGGTTGAGCGGCGCATTGGACGAGAGCCAGAGGGGACGCCACCGGCGCGAGAGGACCTGCGTGCGCGCGCCGTCCCTGgtggggaggagggagatgacggTGCCGAGCACCTCGTCGGGGAGGCGGCTGATGAGGTCTAGGTCATCGAGGCCTACAtgctcctcgccgccgccatctccAGGTGGTACTTGCTGGTCGCCGGCTCCAACGGATGTAGGGCTCTTGGGGGCTACCTCCTCCATGGCCGTGGTGGAGTTGCCCTTGTGTCAAGGGTGATCCAgggcgggaggcggccttgagaAGCGTCCTACTCTGTTACGGTGGGTGCCTCTGAGATCGGGTCGGATTTTATGGTCGTACGCAGCGAGAGGAGAGATCGGGTGGGATTTGATAGCTGCCTCTTCGTGTTTAGGTAGGGTTCTGTTGGTTGCTATCATGGATCTACCAAACGGGATTAGTTCGAGTTGTGCGGCGAGTTGGACCTCCTGCCCGATCGGCAGCCTCGGACACCATAAATCGAGCCGATTTGTGAATGCATATTCATTCATTCTTGTAGCTGTAGGACGTCGATAACGGCCGGACGTTCGGCCGAACAGGTTCGTTCGGGATGAGAGGAGCCTCAGCCCGAACGCTCTCCCCACCCAGCGTGAACAACCCAGAATATCTCCTGTACAGCCCGGCCGGGTGACTAAAAAGACAAAAACAAGCCCAGTATGGCCCAGTTTGTACTGCGAATAAAAAGAATGATCTGTGAAAAATAAAGCCCAGATTTTGCCATGTTATGAAAAAATTGCCATTAAAAGAAGGAAATTAAGAACTAAAAATTATCGGAGTGATGTAAACCAGAAATTGCCATCCGTCTTTAACAAAGCAAAAATTGCCATAGACACAAAGGATATTTGTTtacaaaaaaaattgaaaatgCCTAAAACCTACTATGTGTACAAAAAATGAAAATTAACTAAAAGACCAC
Coding sequences within it:
- the LOC125533133 gene encoding FBD-associated F-box protein At4g10400-like; translated protein: MEEVAPKSPTSVGAGDQQVPPGDGGGEEHVGLDDLDLISRLPDEVLGTVISLLPTRDGARTQVLSRRWRPLWLSSNAPLNLGADFALRGEECTLCCATHECMHKRIAFVSKILADHPGPTRRFALHLVYWPNIPGVVDGWFRSRPLSGLQDLEVVNKSSRYVLLPSHALIRFAPTLCLLSLSQCRFPDLGVPPSFPHLKELIMYDVGISEDSFKTFISRCSVLQSVSLHNMECGRLCINSPTIRSMSFYGRWRSVITFQELVIEDAPSLERLVPLDPDGGPATIRIIQAPKLKILGLLSGGISTLRIGTTVFQKMVAVSLITKMHTVKILLLDTIGPNLDSVVNFLKCFPCLEKLYVILHLEKDINNVREHDPLDPIECLELNLKKVVLKNYDGIKRAIINFAKFFILNAKVLEEMEIGVLGHGNDKRMQYLHEELQAENRASQDAQIELKRDVRQDFKHHRHTHDFSVADPFDRPCGRLL